One genomic window of Halococcus sediminicola includes the following:
- a CDS encoding sulfite oxidase has product MTPDDETGGREALTQRYPGLEVLVSDPANAQTASRANLASHITSREEHYIRTHHRTPDIDEDDWTVSLTGLVEAEAEIGMDELRCDFPTESVVHMMECSGNSRAYFDPDAEGDQWGDGAVGNAVWTGTPVRAILDEYDGATDDGRWLSAMGGEAPPDKDVFCRSIPMAKVVDDCLLAYEMNGSPMSAEHGFPVRLIVPGWFGNNSVKWVEEVRVMDEMVNGEEWTDRDGQDYTQYQQSSYRIVPQQDDEPTRHESVDVFSTHDQLQDDELSNAYLFDQLVKSLIIAPADDATLPASTVELAGVAWSGEERVERVEISTDGGESWDDAEFVGPDLGPYAPTKFRYVWEPDPGEYSLCSRTTDEAGRTQPATISDPEEGLRGIENDQYPWNEKGYGNNAYLPHAITVEVTA; this is encoded by the coding sequence ATGACTCCCGACGACGAGACGGGCGGGCGCGAGGCGCTCACCCAACGGTATCCGGGTCTTGAGGTGCTGGTTTCTGACCCGGCGAACGCCCAGACTGCCTCGCGGGCGAACCTCGCGAGCCACATCACCTCGCGTGAAGAACACTACATCCGCACCCACCACCGCACGCCCGACATCGACGAAGACGACTGGACCGTTTCGCTCACCGGCCTGGTCGAAGCCGAAGCCGAAATCGGCATGGACGAACTCCGCTGTGACTTTCCCACCGAGTCGGTCGTCCACATGATGGAGTGTTCGGGCAACAGTCGAGCCTACTTCGACCCGGACGCCGAGGGCGACCAGTGGGGCGATGGGGCCGTCGGCAACGCCGTCTGGACCGGCACGCCCGTTCGTGCAATCCTCGACGAATACGATGGTGCGACCGACGACGGTCGCTGGCTCTCGGCGATGGGCGGCGAGGCACCGCCCGACAAAGACGTGTTCTGCCGGTCGATACCGATGGCCAAAGTCGTCGACGACTGTCTGCTCGCCTACGAGATGAACGGCTCGCCGATGAGTGCCGAACACGGCTTTCCTGTGAGGCTGATCGTCCCCGGCTGGTTCGGCAACAACAGCGTGAAATGGGTCGAGGAGGTTCGCGTGATGGACGAGATGGTCAACGGCGAGGAGTGGACCGACCGGGATGGACAAGATTACACCCAGTACCAGCAGTCCTCGTATCGCATCGTTCCCCAGCAGGACGACGAACCGACGCGCCACGAGTCGGTCGACGTCTTCAGTACCCACGACCAGCTACAGGACGACGAACTGTCGAACGCCTACCTCTTCGACCAGTTGGTGAAATCGCTCATCATCGCACCCGCGGACGATGCCACGCTTCCTGCCTCGACGGTCGAGCTCGCGGGCGTCGCGTGGTCGGGCGAGGAGCGCGTCGAGCGTGTCGAAATCTCGACCGACGGCGGCGAGTCGTGGGACGACGCCGAGTTTGTGGGACCGGACCTCGGACCCTACGCACCCACGAAGTTCAGGTATGTCTGGGAGCCGGACCCCGGCGAGTACAGCCTCTGTTCGCGCACGACCGACGAAGCAGGACGGACCCAGCCCGCCACGATTTCGGACCCCGAAGAGGGACTTCGCGGCATCGAAAACGACCAGTACCCGTGGAACGAGAAGGGCTACGGCAACAACGCGTATCTCCCACACGCGATAACCGTCGAGGTGACTGCATGA
- a CDS encoding cupin domain-containing protein encodes MSDHEGALLRRGDDIEYEAVDAADGLEKGVLIDEVRGAPNFAIRRFTLAAGGDVPKHTNEVEHEQYVLSGEYTVGIDDEEHTVSAGDSLLIPAGVVHWYRNEGDEEGAFICAVPNGDDAIELEE; translated from the coding sequence ATGAGTGACCACGAGGGCGCGCTGTTGCGCCGTGGGGACGACATCGAGTACGAAGCGGTCGATGCGGCCGACGGTCTCGAAAAGGGTGTTCTCATCGACGAAGTCCGCGGCGCGCCGAACTTCGCCATCCGGCGATTCACGCTCGCGGCCGGTGGCGACGTCCCGAAACACACCAACGAGGTCGAACACGAACAGTACGTGCTGAGTGGTGAGTACACCGTCGGTATCGACGACGAGGAACACACCGTGAGCGCCGGCGATTCGTTGTTGATTCCGGCCGGCGTCGTCCACTGGTATCGCAACGAGGGCGACGAGGAGGGTGCGTTCATCTGTGCGGTGCCGAACGGTGACGACGCCATCGAACTCGAAGAGTAG
- a CDS encoding ribbon-helix-helix protein, CopG family, whose translation MGNKNKTISFRVNEDAFETLREIAEERDISLSAVFRNYVEMLVAHDGQVQVVPEHEVDDSTETSSFPPKVEVPKSYVREHERLELEADHLRDQLDEHRRYVTQLSQRLEEQNDGEDVIQLEELDEGEASDEPFRLG comes from the coding sequence ATGGGCAACAAGAACAAGACGATCTCGTTCCGGGTCAACGAGGACGCCTTCGAGACCCTCCGGGAAATCGCCGAGGAGCGCGACATCTCGCTTTCCGCTGTGTTTCGCAACTACGTCGAGATGCTGGTTGCCCACGACGGACAGGTGCAGGTGGTGCCGGAACACGAAGTCGACGACAGCACCGAGACGTCGAGTTTCCCGCCGAAGGTCGAGGTGCCCAAAAGCTACGTCCGCGAGCACGAACGGCTCGAACTCGAAGCTGACCATCTCCGTGACCAACTCGACGAGCATCGTCGGTACGTCACTCAGTTGAGCCAGCGCCTCGAAGAGCAAAACGACGGCGAGGACGTGATACAGCTCGAAGAACTCGACGAGGGCGAAGCGAGCGACGAGCCGTTTCGGCTCGGTTAG
- a CDS encoding competence/damage-inducible protein A — protein sequence MDVALLTIGDELLSGDTANTNATWLASRLTDRGATVARVLVVPDDRELIARKVDEYADAFDAVIVTGGLGGTPDDRTMDAVADAFDRSLAVDERARESVEKRVAAIRDRYPDIDIDVAAEASIPEGSQVLLNDPGLAPGCVVENVYVLPGIPEEMEAMFESVVEAFGGDMRSRVFYTNTPEADLIPDLVATEERFDVTVGCYPDREARHNRLKLVGEDSAELDAAAEWLRERVETVPAPES from the coding sequence ATGGACGTCGCGCTACTCACCATCGGCGACGAACTGCTCTCGGGCGACACCGCGAACACGAACGCGACGTGGTTGGCCAGCCGTCTCACCGACCGCGGAGCGACCGTCGCGCGCGTGCTCGTCGTGCCCGACGATCGAGAACTGATCGCCCGCAAAGTCGATGAGTATGCCGACGCGTTCGACGCAGTCATCGTCACCGGCGGACTGGGTGGCACGCCCGACGACCGCACGATGGACGCCGTCGCCGACGCCTTCGACCGCTCGCTCGCGGTCGACGAGCGCGCACGGGAATCTGTCGAAAAGCGCGTCGCGGCCATCCGCGACCGGTATCCCGACATTGACATCGACGTGGCTGCCGAGGCATCGATTCCAGAGGGCAGTCAGGTACTGCTGAACGACCCCGGTCTCGCGCCCGGCTGTGTGGTCGAGAACGTCTACGTCCTGCCCGGGATTCCCGAGGAGATGGAGGCGATGTTCGAGAGCGTCGTGGAGGCGTTCGGGGGCGATATGCGCTCGCGGGTTTTCTACACTAACACCCCGGAAGCGGACCTGATTCCCGACCTCGTGGCGACCGAGGAGCGTTTCGACGTCACGGTAGGCTGTTATCCCGACCGCGAGGCACGACACAACCGCCTCAAACTCGTCGGCGAGGACAGTGCCGAACTCGACGCGGCCGCCGAGTGGCTCCGCGAGCGCGTCGAGACGGTGCCAGCGCCCGAGAGCTAG
- a CDS encoding RPA family protein, whose protein sequence is MSGAPTREVARRVFAREFSDGSDTFKESDEERAPVYLLLPTGERANRIFFVGTLTETEDVGSDSEYWQGRVVDPTGTFYVYAGQYQPEAASALREIEPPEYVAVAGKPRTYETDDGDTNVAVRPESITTVDAATRDRWVVETAQRTIERIRDFEDETNEYARMAEERYDLPLENYRREAVSALESLEEEDEEIAAD, encoded by the coding sequence ATGAGTGGCGCACCCACCCGCGAGGTCGCTCGGCGTGTCTTCGCCCGCGAGTTCAGCGACGGCAGCGACACGTTCAAGGAGAGCGACGAGGAGCGCGCGCCGGTCTATCTCCTCCTGCCGACGGGCGAGCGCGCCAACCGAATCTTCTTCGTCGGGACGCTGACCGAAACCGAGGACGTGGGGTCCGACAGCGAATACTGGCAGGGCCGGGTCGTCGACCCCACTGGCACCTTCTACGTCTACGCCGGTCAGTACCAACCCGAGGCCGCGAGCGCGCTCCGGGAGATCGAACCCCCGGAGTACGTCGCGGTGGCGGGCAAGCCCCGGACCTACGAGACCGACGACGGCGATACGAACGTCGCCGTCCGGCCGGAGTCGATTACGACTGTGGACGCCGCGACGCGCGACCGCTGGGTGGTCGAGACCGCCCAGCGCACCATCGAGCGGATTCGAGATTTCGAGGACGAGACGAACGAGTACGCCAGAATGGCCGAGGAGCGCTACGACCTACCGCTCGAAAACTACCGCCGTGAGGCGGTTTCGGCGCTCGAAAGTTTGGAAGAAGAGGACGAGGAGATCGCGGCCGACTGA
- a CDS encoding DUF7091 family protein, with translation MSDDGPIARLLHSTARAAGRRYAESKRAYGDGQTRADSEGPYDEHARIVCRRYAQKRTVVLDGYEPDCFEAGHPDCEGCLEDVREGSVETW, from the coding sequence ATGAGCGACGACGGTCCAATCGCGCGCTTGCTCCACTCGACGGCGCGCGCCGCGGGCCGGCGATACGCCGAATCGAAACGCGCCTACGGCGACGGCCAAACGCGCGCCGACAGCGAGGGTCCCTACGACGAACACGCCCGCATCGTCTGCCGGCGCTACGCCCAGAAACGAACTGTCGTCCTCGACGGCTACGAACCCGACTGCTTCGAAGCGGGCCATCCCGACTGCGAGGGCTGTCTCGAAGACGTTCGCGAGGGAAGCGTAGAGACATGGTGA
- a CDS encoding SDR family oxidoreductase — MDFELDGNTALVTASTSGLGLASAEALAEEGANVAICGRDGDRLDAARETVAGAGTGDVLAVQADITDGDDIERLVAATVDELGGLDHLVTSTGGPPSGAFLDIPEDEWYAAYDLLVMSVVRTLSAAHPHLAASDAGTWVAITSTSVREPIEGLVLSNAVRRGVTGVVETVAREFAPAIRANAVLPGSHETPRIEELVEAGVERGEYSSYDEGLADWSDSIPLERVGDPRELGDAVAFLSSARASFITGTALPVDGGSLRG, encoded by the coding sequence ATGGACTTCGAACTGGATGGAAATACGGCGCTCGTCACCGCGAGCACGAGCGGTCTCGGGCTGGCAAGTGCCGAGGCACTCGCCGAAGAGGGCGCGAACGTGGCCATCTGTGGACGGGACGGCGACCGACTCGACGCGGCACGCGAGACCGTCGCGGGTGCAGGAACGGGCGACGTGCTCGCGGTGCAGGCGGACATCACCGACGGCGACGACATCGAACGACTCGTCGCCGCAACGGTCGACGAACTGGGAGGTCTCGACCATCTCGTCACCTCCACGGGTGGTCCACCGAGTGGTGCCTTCCTCGACATTCCCGAAGACGAGTGGTACGCGGCCTACGACTTGCTCGTGATGAGCGTCGTCCGGACACTGTCGGCGGCCCACCCGCATCTCGCAGCCAGCGACGCGGGCACGTGGGTCGCCATCACCTCGACGAGCGTTCGAGAGCCGATCGAGGGATTGGTCCTCTCGAACGCCGTTCGGCGCGGCGTTACGGGCGTGGTCGAGACCGTCGCGCGCGAGTTCGCGCCCGCCATCCGGGCCAACGCCGTCCTGCCGGGGAGCCATGAGACGCCGCGCATCGAGGAACTCGTCGAGGCAGGCGTCGAGCGCGGCGAGTATAGTAGTTACGACGAAGGGTTGGCCGACTGGTCCGATAGCATTCCGCTCGAACGGGTCGGTGACCCGCGTGAACTCGGTGACGCGGTCGCCTTCCTGTCGAGCGCGCGGGCGAGCTTCATCACCGGGACGGCGCTGCCGGTCGACGGTGGCTCCCTGCGGGGCTGA
- a CDS encoding DUF2243 domain-containing protein — protein MSDAADRSRRLTDDVSRRALVGAGVFGFGFSGLIDVLLLHLILQWHHLLSGIYPMSTLVGLRTNILADGWFSIGMIVIAGIGAGVVWRAERRTREPLAIRPIAGSAVVGLGVFDLYDVVVDHALLGLHQPLSMGGQYNPHWAVVSLLIIGAGAYIYRTAIGTDDTAET, from the coding sequence ATGAGCGACGCCGCGGACCGGTCGCGGAGGCTGACCGATGACGTCTCCCGCCGGGCACTCGTGGGTGCCGGTGTGTTCGGGTTCGGGTTCAGCGGCCTGATCGATGTGCTCCTCCTCCATCTGATCCTCCAGTGGCATCACCTGCTGTCAGGCATTTATCCGATGAGCACCCTTGTCGGACTCCGGACCAACATTCTTGCCGATGGCTGGTTCTCGATCGGAATGATCGTCATCGCGGGCATCGGAGCGGGGGTCGTCTGGCGGGCCGAGCGCCGAACACGGGAGCCCCTGGCCATCCGCCCGATAGCGGGGTCGGCAGTCGTGGGCTTGGGTGTCTTCGATCTCTACGATGTGGTCGTCGATCACGCCCTCCTCGGCCTCCACCAGCCGCTGTCGATGGGCGGGCAGTACAACCCCCACTGGGCGGTCGTGAGCCTCCTCATCATCGGTGCGGGGGCGTATATCTACCGAACAGCAATCGGAACCGACGACACTGCCGAAACCTGA
- a CDS encoding alpha/beta hydrolase, translated as MRIQPTDFTVGTETYEGRLNVPGEDTETGVVVLPGAGHGPFGDVFDVISYELAGDGKHVVRYDSWENHEQLAQKTFGELHDEINAAIDHLRSEGCRTFYLLAKSFGGGLALTHVPEAIERVVLWEPAIEITDEAESTPETKVPTPPDNLTITEDELGRIGVPVRILCGDEEAGVPVDVCEQIANALGQGEMTVIPGENHSFNSNRPAIVEATVEFFP; from the coding sequence GTGCGGATCCAACCAACCGATTTCACCGTCGGCACTGAGACCTACGAAGGACGATTGAACGTGCCCGGAGAGGACACGGAGACGGGCGTCGTCGTGCTTCCGGGCGCTGGACACGGGCCGTTTGGAGACGTCTTCGACGTCATCAGCTACGAACTCGCGGGCGACGGCAAGCACGTTGTGCGCTACGACAGTTGGGAAAACCACGAACAGTTGGCACAGAAGACCTTCGGCGAACTCCACGACGAGATCAATGCCGCCATTGACCATCTCCGCTCGGAGGGTTGTCGTACGTTTTATCTACTTGCCAAGAGTTTCGGTGGCGGACTCGCGCTCACGCACGTTCCGGAAGCGATCGAGCGGGTCGTGCTCTGGGAACCAGCCATCGAGATCACCGACGAGGCAGAATCCACACCGGAAACGAAAGTCCCGACGCCGCCGGACAACCTCACGATCACGGAGGACGAACTCGGCCGGATCGGGGTTCCGGTGCGGATACTCTGTGGCGACGAGGAAGCCGGAGTTCCGGTCGATGTCTGCGAGCAGATCGCCAATGCGCTCGGGCAGGGAGAGATGACGGTGATACCCGGCGAAAACCACTCGTTCAACAGCAACCGACCGGCCATCGTCGAGGCGACGGTGGAGTTCTTCCCGTAA
- a CDS encoding CBS domain-containing protein — protein MPSFRVGSIAGIPIKLGLSFLLVLPLLAWLIASQVGQLVALMNGTFGTALPGAALSTGTMPYFLGIAAALGLFAGVVLHELGHSAVAMRFGYDIDAITLWFLGGIAQMAEMPEDWRQEFAVAVAGPVVSVALGIISFGAFLVVPASLPGVRFVVAYLALLNIALAAFNLLPGFPMDGGRVLRALLARNRTHARATQIAAEVGKGFAFLLGLAGLFGGDVFFIAIAFFIYISAAGEAQQAVTKAALQGVLVERVMTPAEDIDAVTPETSVADLVDRMLTERHTGYPVMEDGDLVGMVTLSDAQTVREVERDAYRVGEVMSRDLYTIPEDSDAMTALSTMQSNGVGRLPVLDLRGEFVGLVSRTDLMTALTILQSSAPSTAPDAPRSPDESL, from the coding sequence ATGCCTAGCTTTCGCGTCGGCAGTATTGCGGGCATCCCCATCAAGCTCGGTCTCTCCTTTCTGCTCGTGCTCCCGCTGCTCGCGTGGCTGATCGCCTCGCAGGTCGGCCAGCTCGTGGCGCTGATGAACGGCACGTTCGGGACGGCGCTTCCGGGTGCGGCGCTGTCGACTGGCACGATGCCCTACTTTCTCGGTATCGCCGCCGCGCTCGGACTGTTTGCGGGCGTCGTCCTTCACGAACTCGGCCACTCGGCGGTAGCGATGCGGTTCGGCTACGACATCGACGCCATCACGCTCTGGTTCCTCGGCGGCATCGCTCAGATGGCCGAGATGCCCGAAGACTGGCGGCAGGAGTTCGCCGTCGCCGTCGCCGGACCGGTGGTGAGTGTCGCCCTCGGCATCATCTCCTTCGGTGCCTTCCTCGTCGTGCCCGCAAGCCTGCCGGGCGTGCGCTTCGTGGTCGCCTATCTCGCACTGTTGAACATCGCGCTCGCGGCCTTCAATCTCCTTCCGGGATTCCCGATGGACGGCGGGCGCGTGCTGCGCGCGCTGCTGGCGCGCAATCGCACCCACGCCCGCGCGACCCAGATCGCTGCCGAGGTCGGCAAGGGGTTCGCCTTCTTACTCGGACTCGCGGGCCTGTTCGGCGGCGACGTCTTCTTCATCGCCATCGCCTTCTTCATCTACATCAGCGCCGCTGGCGAGGCCCAGCAGGCCGTCACGAAGGCCGCTCTCCAAGGTGTGCTCGTCGAACGGGTCATGACACCTGCTGAAGACATCGATGCCGTCACGCCCGAGACGAGCGTCGCCGACCTCGTCGACCGGATGCTTACCGAGCGCCACACGGGCTATCCCGTTATGGAGGACGGCGACCTCGTGGGGATGGTCACGCTCTCCGATGCGCAAACCGTGCGCGAGGTCGAACGCGACGCCTACCGCGTCGGCGAGGTGATGAGTCGTGACCTCTACACGATTCCCGAAGACAGCGACGCGATGACCGCGCTCTCGACGATGCAGTCGAACGGCGTCGGCCGGCTCCCGGTGCTGGACCTCCGTGGGGAGTTCGTCGGTCTCGTCTCCCGGACGGACCTGATGACCGCGCTGACGATCCTCCAGTCGAGTGCACCCTCGACGGCCCCCGACGCGCCACGCTCGCCCGACGAGTCGCTCTAG
- a CDS encoding Dph6-related ATP pyrophosphatase gives MRTVLSWSGGKDAAYALAEMRRADSVTVKGLLTTVAADTGRSSMHGVRRELYERQAAALDLPIEFVELPTEPTNEAYERVMAAAIESYATRGIDRIAFADLLLDDVRAYREARLSDTDLDGYWPLWGRDTTTLAADFVERFAATVVSVDGDLFDRSFAGRAFDAEFLADLPEVVDPCGENGEFHTFVWDGPIFEDGMQVRTGETVTRAVGDGEFHYCELVTG, from the coding sequence ATGCGAACAGTCCTATCGTGGAGCGGCGGCAAGGACGCCGCGTACGCGCTCGCCGAGATGCGGCGGGCCGACTCCGTAACGGTCAAGGGGTTGCTGACGACGGTCGCGGCTGATACCGGCAGGAGCAGCATGCACGGCGTGCGCCGTGAACTGTACGAGCGGCAGGCCGCAGCACTTGACCTCCCCATCGAGTTCGTCGAACTCCCGACCGAGCCGACGAACGAGGCCTACGAGCGGGTGATGGCGGCGGCTATCGAGAGCTATGCGACCAGAGGCATCGACCGCATCGCCTTCGCCGACCTCCTGCTCGACGACGTGCGGGCCTACCGCGAGGCGCGGCTCTCGGACACCGATCTCGACGGCTACTGGCCGCTCTGGGGTCGGGACACGACGACGCTCGCGGCCGATTTCGTCGAGCGGTTCGCTGCGACCGTCGTCTCCGTCGACGGCGACCTGTTCGACCGCTCGTTTGCCGGCCGGGCGTTCGATGCGGAATTCCTCGCGGACCTTCCCGAGGTAGTGGACCCCTGCGGCGAGAACGGCGAATTCCACACGTTCGTGTGGGATGGTCCGATTTTCGAGGACGGAATGCAAGTACGGACGGGCGAGACGGTCACACGGGCGGTCGGCGACGGCGAGTTTCACTATTGTGAGTTGGTGACCGGCTGA
- a CDS encoding replication protein A gives MKFTAWATSDLPELEEGSVYRLENLVTDEYEGRFSVKLNRTTSIEEVDEEIDVPESGGTSEEREIAEIDAPEEWIDLTAKVTQLWEPRSESVGQVGLLGDPTGTTKFTKWAKSDLPELEEGEVYRLSNLVTDEYEGQFSVKLNRTTGIEQVDEEIEVGDDSTTVEGALVDVQRGSGLIKRCPEEDCTRVLQNGRCSEHGEVEGEFDLRVKAVIDDGNEVHETIFDEEATEELAGVTLDEAKEMAMDALDTSVVADEISGKILGSYYRVKGPTFRRYVLANEFERLSEPADAEETLIRARSL, from the coding sequence ATAAAGTTCACCGCGTGGGCAACCTCCGACCTGCCAGAACTCGAAGAGGGGAGCGTCTACCGGCTCGAAAACCTCGTGACCGACGAGTACGAGGGCCGGTTTTCGGTCAAGCTCAATCGGACGACGAGCATCGAGGAAGTCGACGAGGAGATCGACGTTCCCGAATCGGGTGGCACGAGCGAAGAACGCGAGATCGCCGAGATCGACGCACCCGAGGAGTGGATCGACCTCACCGCGAAGGTCACCCAGTTGTGGGAACCACGAAGCGAGTCGGTGGGGCAGGTGGGACTGCTCGGCGACCCCACGGGGACGACGAAGTTCACGAAGTGGGCGAAGTCCGACCTGCCCGAACTCGAAGAAGGGGAAGTCTATCGCCTTTCAAATCTCGTGACCGACGAGTACGAAGGTCAGTTCTCGGTTAAGCTGAATCGAACGACCGGCATCGAACAGGTCGACGAAGAGATCGAAGTCGGCGACGACTCCACGACCGTGGAGGGGGCGTTAGTGGACGTCCAGCGCGGGAGCGGGCTGATCAAGCGCTGTCCCGAGGAGGACTGCACGCGCGTGCTCCAGAACGGCCGGTGTTCGGAACACGGCGAGGTCGAGGGTGAGTTCGACCTCCGCGTGAAGGCGGTCATCGACGACGGCAACGAGGTCCACGAGACCATCTTCGACGAGGAGGCCACCGAAGAACTCGCCGGAGTCACCCTCGACGAAGCCAAGGAGATGGCGATGGACGCGCTCGACACCAGCGTGGTGGCCGACGAGATCAGCGGAAAGATCCTCGGAAGTTACTACCGGGTCAAAGGTCCGACGTTCAGGCGCTACGTGCTCGCGAACGAGTTCGAAAGACTGAGTGAGCCGGCGGATGCCGAGGAGACGCTCATCAGAGCGAGGTCCCTCTAA
- a CDS encoding DUF5814 domain-containing protein yields the protein MAITDKIYVKNHRRIGSQLETRIPRSAFSGATLDLLYSGEGLSKLDDATQERVLDFAEDFLDCDCESNPYCGHPERKFIAYLLDLRAGGLGPEAIVDIMSDDYLVTAYPGDVLSFLDSSVRTLDAMEDLAGVEKNREMERRVSERKRDLL from the coding sequence GTGGCCATCACGGACAAGATCTACGTCAAGAACCACCGCCGTATCGGCTCGCAGCTCGAAACGCGCATCCCGAGAAGCGCGTTCAGCGGCGCGACCCTCGACCTGCTCTACTCCGGTGAGGGCCTCTCGAAACTCGACGACGCCACCCAAGAACGCGTGCTCGATTTCGCCGAGGACTTCCTCGACTGTGACTGCGAGTCGAATCCCTACTGTGGCCACCCCGAACGGAAGTTCATCGCCTACCTGCTCGACCTGCGGGCGGGCGGACTCGGCCCGGAAGCCATCGTCGATATCATGAGCGACGACTACCTCGTGACCGCGTATCCGGGCGACGTCCTTTCGTTTCTCGATAGCTCGGTGCGCACGCTCGACGCGATGGAGGACCTCGCAGGTGTCGAGAAAAATCGAGAGATGGAGCGGCGGGTGAGCGAACGCAAACGGGACTTGCTCTAA